In Agelaius phoeniceus isolate bAgePho1 chromosome 18, bAgePho1.hap1, whole genome shotgun sequence, one genomic interval encodes:
- the RITA1 gene encoding LOW QUALITY PROTEIN: RBPJ-interacting and tubulin-associated protein 1 (The sequence of the model RefSeq protein was modified relative to this genomic sequence to represent the inferred CDS: deleted 2 bases in 1 codon), giving the protein MSVPAADPRVGGGDGKGRKGPARSEPPGAAAMRAAGPAPAGGGSAAAARPPRGPRGRRRVRPSFVDESLFGRPAGARPPPPAFPPPWAAPAAPSARGSRPGSQCRSRSHAPSFCDESLFGASPQGPAWAAPRMKKEDVAKLHSLLWSPPPVPQSQPGVSPHRRGAPLRAVHPPASAPPATSEPGHREKLCAWRHPGSDAGPKGWAAPGRARSQSVSRLSTPPDRIRLSSSLGTERWKNQSAPTTPAAPQGPLVRGRSNSVSGSPVPRNAKAGGGCTARPPWK; this is encoded by the exons ATGTCGGTCCCGGCGGCGGATCCACGTGTCGGGGGCGGGGACGGAAAGGGGCGGAAGGGGCCGGCCCGGTCCGAGCCC CCCGGGGCCGCGGCCATGCGGGCGGCAGGTCCGGCCCCGGCCGGTGGTGGCTCGGCTGCCGCCGCCCGCCCTCCGCGGGGtccccggggccgccgccgggTGCGGCCGTCCTTCGTGGACGAGTCGCTGTTCGGCCGGCCCGCGggggcccgcccgccgccgcccgccttCCCGCCGCCCTGGGCGGCTCCGGCGGCTCCCTCAGCGCGCGGCTCCCGGCCCGGCAGCCAGTGCAG GTCCCGAAGCCACGCTCCGTCCTTCTGTGACGAGTCCCTGTTCGGTGCCAGTCCGCAGGgtcctgcctgggcagctccgCGGATGAAGAAGGAAGATGTAGCCAAGCTCCACTCGCTGCTCTGGAGCCCCCCGCCCgtcccccagagccagcccggCGTCTCCCCACACCGCCGGGGCGCTCCCCTGCGAGCCGTCCATCCCCCGGCCTCCGCGCCCCCGGCCACATCCGAGCCCGGCCACAGGGAGAAGTTGTGTGCCTGGAGACACCCCGGGAGCGATGCTGGCCCCAaaggctgggctgctcctggcagagcaCGCTCCCAGTCTGTCAGCCGGCTGAGCACCCCCCCGGACAGGATTCGCCTTTCTTCCAGCCTCGGCACAGAAAGGTGGAAGAATCAGAGCGCTCCAACAacccctgctgccccccaggGCCCTCTGGTGAGGGGTCGGTCCAACAGCGTGTCCGGATCTCCTGTGCCCAGGAATGCCAAGGCAGGAGGTGGCTGCACAGCCAGACCCCCCTGGAAGTGA
- the DDX54 gene encoding ATP-dependent RNA helicase DDX54 isoform X1 produces MAPRARRQPRGAPVPPGPQVPATPLPAFPTATEEDDGADADAELDTQAMVRAQNQKKKKSGGFQSMGLSYPVFKGIMKKGYKVPTPIQRKTIPAILRGRDVVAMARTGSGKTACFLIPMFERLKAPSQAGPRALILSPTRELALQTLKFTKELGKFTGLKTALILGGDKMEDQFAALHENPDIIIATPGRLVHVAVEMKLKLHTVEYVVFDEADRLFEMGFAEQLQEIIARLPDCHQTVLFSATLPKLLVEFARAGLTEPMLIRLDVESKLSEQLKLVFFHVRGDDKPAVLLHLLRSVVKPQDQTVVFVATKHHTEYLRELLMAQGIRCTHIYSSLDQTARKINIAKFSQGKCPVLLVTDVAARGLDIPMLDNVINFSFPAKGKLFLHRVGRVARAGRSGTAYSLVAPDEMPYVFDLHLFLGRPLVLAGAQEMPADAGGVLGRVPQSLVDDEECLLLTDHESSLELRSLRRVADNAHKQYLRSRPGPSPESIKRAKDLDVSQLGMHPLFRARFEDTELQRLKLVDSIKTYKSKATIFEINATSRTPASTVMRSKRRHDHALIEKFQRGQQEKRAAALKGQGMCPAPPEPQDGEGEQEDLQDVFSNVGGQKRKRGRGEDGPRKKPQQPAQQAEDFYIPYRPKDFESERGLSVGGEGSAFEQQAAGAVLDLMGDENHNLNKNKQLLKWDRKKKRFVGQTGQEDKKKVRTESGRYISSSYKNNLYEKWKQKYKVDERDEDEEGPRSREQFRGKHRRGHGTGPGQPPAQGRVRSELRNKQQILKQRKKAAKQRFLQSGGLKRLRARGRQRVQELRLMAFGRRAGPAKKGKLRKRV; encoded by the exons ATGGCGCCGCGAGCCCGCCGCCAGCCCCGCGGAGCGCCGGTACCG CCAGGTCCCCAGGTGCCTGCGACCCCACTGCCCGCCTTCCCTACGGCCACCGAAGAGGACGATGGCGCCGACGCTGATGCTGAGCTGGACACTCAGGCCATGGTGCGGGCCCAGAaccagaagaagaagaaatccGGGGGCTTCCAGTCCATGG GCCTCAGCTACCCTGTCTTCAAGGGCATCATGAAGAAGGGCTACAAGGTGCCCACGCCTATCCAGAGGAAG ACCATCCCTGCCATCCTGCGTGGCCGGGATGTGGTGGCCATGGCCCGGACGGGCAGTGGGAAGACGGCCTGTTTCCTCATCCCCATGTTTGAGCGGCTGAAGGCGCCCAGCCAGGCCGGGCCACGCGCCCTCATCCTCTCACCCACCCGGGAGCTGGCCCTGCAGACCCTCAAGTTCACCAAGGAG ctgggcaagTTCACTGGCTTGAAGACAGCCCTAATCCTGGGAGGAGACAA GATGGAGGACCAGTTTGCTGCCCTGCATGAGAACCCTGACAt aATCATAGCCACCCCTGGGCGCCTGGTGCACGTGGCAGTGGAGATGAAGCTGAAGCTGCACACCGTGGAGTACGTGGTGTTTGACGAGGCCGACAG gctcttTGAGATGGGCtttgctgagcagctgcaggagatcaTTGCCCGGCTCCCGGACTGCCACCAGACCGTGCTGTTCTCCGCCACGCTGCCCAAGCTGCTCGTCGAGTTTGCCCGGGCTG GCCTCACTGAGCCCATGCTGATCCGCCTGGATGTGGAGTCCAAGCTGAGTGAGCAGCTCAAG CTGGTGTTCTTCCACGTGCGTGGGGACGACAAACCGGCCGTGCTGCTCCACCTGCTCCGCAGCGTGGTGAAACCCCAGGACCAGACAGTTGTCTTCGTGGCCACCAAGCACCACACGGAATATCTGAGGGAG ctgctgatggcacagggcATCCGCTGCACCCACATCTACAGCTCTCTGGACCAGACTGCCCGCAAGATCAACATTGCCAAGTTCTCCCAGGGCAagtgcccagtgctgctggtcaCCGATGTGGCTGCCCGGGGGCTGGACATCCCCATGCTGGACAATGTCATCAACTTCAGCTTCCCTGCCAAGGGCAAGCTGTTCCTGCATCGTGTCG GTCGTGTGGCCCGAGCTGGCCGCAGTGGCACTGCCTACTCGCTGGTGGCTCCCGACGAGATGCCCTACGTGTTCGACCTCCACCTCTTCCTGGGGCGCCCACTCGTCCTCGCTGGAGCCCAGGAGATGCCTGCAG atGCTGGCGGGGTCCTGGGCCGTGTCCCACAGAGCCTGGTGGATGATGAGGAATGCCTGCTGCTGACGGACCACGAGAGCTCTCTGGAGCTGCGCAGCCTCCGCCGCGTCGCCGACAATGCCCACAAGCAGTACCTgcgctcccggcccggcccctcgCCCGAGTCCATCAAGAGGGCCAAGGACCTCGATGTGTCCCAGCTGGGCATGCATCCCCTCTTCA gagctCGCTTTGAAGACACTGAGCTGCAGAGGCTGAAGTTGGTGGATAGCATTAAAACCTACAAGTCCAAGGCA accATCTTTGAGATCAATGCCACGTCCCGGACACCGGCCAGCACCGTGATGCGATCAAAGCGGCGCCACGACCATGCTCTGATCGAGAAGTtccagcgtgggcagcaggagaagcGGGCAGCAGCACTTAAAGGGCAGGGGATGTGCCCAGCCCCTCCCGAGCCCCAGGATGGGGAAGGAGAGCAGGAAGACCTCCAG GATGTGTTCTCCAATGTGGGGGGCCAGAAGCGAAAACGGGGCCGAGGAGAAGATGGTCCCAGGAAAAAGCCGCAGCAGCCGGCACAGCAGGCTGAGGACTTCTACATCCCATACCGGCCCAAGGACTTTGAGAGTGAGCGGGG GCTGAGCGTGGGCGGCGAGGGCAGCGCCTTCGAGCAGCAGGCGGCCGGGGCTGTGCTGGATCTCATGGGCGATGAGAACCACAACCTCAACAAGAACAAGCAGCTGCTCAAGTG GGACCGCAAGAAGAAGCGGTTTGTGGGGCAGACGGGCcaggaggacaagaagaaggtGCGGACGGAGAGCGGGCGCTACATCAGCAGCTCCTACAAGAACAACCT CTATGAGAAGTGGAAGCAGAAGTACAAGGTTGACGAgcgggatgaggatgaggaagggcCACGCAGCAGGGAGCAGTTCAGAGGGAAGCACAGGCGTGGGCACG gcacaggccctgggcagcccccgGCGCAGGGCAGGGTGCGCTCGGAGCTGAGGAACAAGCAGCAGATCCTGAAGCAGCGCAAGAAGGCGGCCAAGCAGCGCTTCCTGCAGAGCGGGGGCCTGAAGCGGCTGCGGGCGCGCGGGCGGCAGCGCGTGCAGGAGCTGCGGCTCATGGCCTTCGGCCGCCGCGCCGGCCCTGCCAAAAAGGGCAAGCTCAGGAAGAGGGTGTAG
- the DDX54 gene encoding ATP-dependent RNA helicase DDX54 isoform X2 — protein MAPRARRQPRGAPPGPQVPATPLPAFPTATEEDDGADADAELDTQAMVRAQNQKKKKSGGFQSMGLSYPVFKGIMKKGYKVPTPIQRKTIPAILRGRDVVAMARTGSGKTACFLIPMFERLKAPSQAGPRALILSPTRELALQTLKFTKELGKFTGLKTALILGGDKMEDQFAALHENPDIIIATPGRLVHVAVEMKLKLHTVEYVVFDEADRLFEMGFAEQLQEIIARLPDCHQTVLFSATLPKLLVEFARAGLTEPMLIRLDVESKLSEQLKLVFFHVRGDDKPAVLLHLLRSVVKPQDQTVVFVATKHHTEYLRELLMAQGIRCTHIYSSLDQTARKINIAKFSQGKCPVLLVTDVAARGLDIPMLDNVINFSFPAKGKLFLHRVGRVARAGRSGTAYSLVAPDEMPYVFDLHLFLGRPLVLAGAQEMPADAGGVLGRVPQSLVDDEECLLLTDHESSLELRSLRRVADNAHKQYLRSRPGPSPESIKRAKDLDVSQLGMHPLFRARFEDTELQRLKLVDSIKTYKSKATIFEINATSRTPASTVMRSKRRHDHALIEKFQRGQQEKRAAALKGQGMCPAPPEPQDGEGEQEDLQDVFSNVGGQKRKRGRGEDGPRKKPQQPAQQAEDFYIPYRPKDFESERGLSVGGEGSAFEQQAAGAVLDLMGDENHNLNKNKQLLKWDRKKKRFVGQTGQEDKKKVRTESGRYISSSYKNNLYEKWKQKYKVDERDEDEEGPRSREQFRGKHRRGHGTGPGQPPAQGRVRSELRNKQQILKQRKKAAKQRFLQSGGLKRLRARGRQRVQELRLMAFGRRAGPAKKGKLRKRV, from the exons ATGGCGCCGCGAGCCCGCCGCCAGCCCCGCGGAGCGCCG CCAGGTCCCCAGGTGCCTGCGACCCCACTGCCCGCCTTCCCTACGGCCACCGAAGAGGACGATGGCGCCGACGCTGATGCTGAGCTGGACACTCAGGCCATGGTGCGGGCCCAGAaccagaagaagaagaaatccGGGGGCTTCCAGTCCATGG GCCTCAGCTACCCTGTCTTCAAGGGCATCATGAAGAAGGGCTACAAGGTGCCCACGCCTATCCAGAGGAAG ACCATCCCTGCCATCCTGCGTGGCCGGGATGTGGTGGCCATGGCCCGGACGGGCAGTGGGAAGACGGCCTGTTTCCTCATCCCCATGTTTGAGCGGCTGAAGGCGCCCAGCCAGGCCGGGCCACGCGCCCTCATCCTCTCACCCACCCGGGAGCTGGCCCTGCAGACCCTCAAGTTCACCAAGGAG ctgggcaagTTCACTGGCTTGAAGACAGCCCTAATCCTGGGAGGAGACAA GATGGAGGACCAGTTTGCTGCCCTGCATGAGAACCCTGACAt aATCATAGCCACCCCTGGGCGCCTGGTGCACGTGGCAGTGGAGATGAAGCTGAAGCTGCACACCGTGGAGTACGTGGTGTTTGACGAGGCCGACAG gctcttTGAGATGGGCtttgctgagcagctgcaggagatcaTTGCCCGGCTCCCGGACTGCCACCAGACCGTGCTGTTCTCCGCCACGCTGCCCAAGCTGCTCGTCGAGTTTGCCCGGGCTG GCCTCACTGAGCCCATGCTGATCCGCCTGGATGTGGAGTCCAAGCTGAGTGAGCAGCTCAAG CTGGTGTTCTTCCACGTGCGTGGGGACGACAAACCGGCCGTGCTGCTCCACCTGCTCCGCAGCGTGGTGAAACCCCAGGACCAGACAGTTGTCTTCGTGGCCACCAAGCACCACACGGAATATCTGAGGGAG ctgctgatggcacagggcATCCGCTGCACCCACATCTACAGCTCTCTGGACCAGACTGCCCGCAAGATCAACATTGCCAAGTTCTCCCAGGGCAagtgcccagtgctgctggtcaCCGATGTGGCTGCCCGGGGGCTGGACATCCCCATGCTGGACAATGTCATCAACTTCAGCTTCCCTGCCAAGGGCAAGCTGTTCCTGCATCGTGTCG GTCGTGTGGCCCGAGCTGGCCGCAGTGGCACTGCCTACTCGCTGGTGGCTCCCGACGAGATGCCCTACGTGTTCGACCTCCACCTCTTCCTGGGGCGCCCACTCGTCCTCGCTGGAGCCCAGGAGATGCCTGCAG atGCTGGCGGGGTCCTGGGCCGTGTCCCACAGAGCCTGGTGGATGATGAGGAATGCCTGCTGCTGACGGACCACGAGAGCTCTCTGGAGCTGCGCAGCCTCCGCCGCGTCGCCGACAATGCCCACAAGCAGTACCTgcgctcccggcccggcccctcgCCCGAGTCCATCAAGAGGGCCAAGGACCTCGATGTGTCCCAGCTGGGCATGCATCCCCTCTTCA gagctCGCTTTGAAGACACTGAGCTGCAGAGGCTGAAGTTGGTGGATAGCATTAAAACCTACAAGTCCAAGGCA accATCTTTGAGATCAATGCCACGTCCCGGACACCGGCCAGCACCGTGATGCGATCAAAGCGGCGCCACGACCATGCTCTGATCGAGAAGTtccagcgtgggcagcaggagaagcGGGCAGCAGCACTTAAAGGGCAGGGGATGTGCCCAGCCCCTCCCGAGCCCCAGGATGGGGAAGGAGAGCAGGAAGACCTCCAG GATGTGTTCTCCAATGTGGGGGGCCAGAAGCGAAAACGGGGCCGAGGAGAAGATGGTCCCAGGAAAAAGCCGCAGCAGCCGGCACAGCAGGCTGAGGACTTCTACATCCCATACCGGCCCAAGGACTTTGAGAGTGAGCGGGG GCTGAGCGTGGGCGGCGAGGGCAGCGCCTTCGAGCAGCAGGCGGCCGGGGCTGTGCTGGATCTCATGGGCGATGAGAACCACAACCTCAACAAGAACAAGCAGCTGCTCAAGTG GGACCGCAAGAAGAAGCGGTTTGTGGGGCAGACGGGCcaggaggacaagaagaaggtGCGGACGGAGAGCGGGCGCTACATCAGCAGCTCCTACAAGAACAACCT CTATGAGAAGTGGAAGCAGAAGTACAAGGTTGACGAgcgggatgaggatgaggaagggcCACGCAGCAGGGAGCAGTTCAGAGGGAAGCACAGGCGTGGGCACG gcacaggccctgggcagcccccgGCGCAGGGCAGGGTGCGCTCGGAGCTGAGGAACAAGCAGCAGATCCTGAAGCAGCGCAAGAAGGCGGCCAAGCAGCGCTTCCTGCAGAGCGGGGGCCTGAAGCGGCTGCGGGCGCGCGGGCGGCAGCGCGTGCAGGAGCTGCGGCTCATGGCCTTCGGCCGCCGCGCCGGCCCTGCCAAAAAGGGCAAGCTCAGGAAGAGGGTGTAG
- the CFAP73 gene encoding cilia- and flagella-associated protein 73 isoform X1, whose amino-acid sequence MGWFESGSPPAGSPGAFPVPRTAPSQRRSEPSQENPRELREPLAAPGNSVVLPAPRLSRPQLLGRGGGTAEMDPELAERVREAFRDKLRLLPAELHAARGRTGAARGPATLPPSTRVLLKRREAAEAERELQNQRQVRAAPAPRALQACRGDKGLAGVSPAPLRCPQAWAMLPAPCHPAGVPAADAAPGAAPAAAGPEARAAPRRRAQIRVLPQGAGPGAGAGPAGGSPLTPCPRAGGGGPAGAGAAAGGRGAGAGGGGASGERPAAAGDGAAAAAPGAPGPAPAEPPALRGLPAGRAGQDGAVPGRAGHAGAFRGAGGGAGSPGTGGRSRAGAAGPGQGTAPAVPSGEQHPAPGHQERAGPAPHTPGGCPPGCAPVGVLLDPHPEHSHPEDPAAGADQAGCAEPLPANHSTAQDPHGQSPGGYKGPAGHGAALHAGPGWHLCHWHTPTAPQECQAASGPGIAPGDTCLLLGLGWGCQGQHGATGPMELEIIPCKSGNPMSRGNMDGSGWHTGVASHPGRARALPRFPPAQSTPGRRMRRRELLLASLKVHHIKIHPAMQHSTCFFLWL is encoded by the exons ATGGGATGGTTTGAGAGCGGGAGCccccctgcaggcagccctggtgcattccctgtgccccgCACCGCGCCCTCGCAGCGGCGCTCGGAGCCGAGCCAGGAAAATCCCCGGGAGCTGCGGGAGCCTCTGGCTGCCCCTGGCAACTCTGTTGTGCTGCCAGCACCTCGGCTGTCCCGGCCCCAGCTCCTCGGGCGAGGAGGAGGCACCGCCGAGATGGACCCGGAGTTGGCGGAGCGGGTGCGAGAGGCTTTCCGGGACAAGCTGCGGCTGCT CCCGGCCGAGCTGCACGCAGCCCGTGGCAGGAcgggggcagcgcggggccCCGCCACGCTGCCTCCATCCACCCGTGTGCTCCTCAAGAGGCGGGAGGCGGCCGAGGCGGAGCGGGAGCTGCAGAACCAGCGGCAGGTGAGGGCGGCCCCAGCCCCCCGGGCGCTGCAGGCGTGCCGTGGGGacaaggggctggcaggggtgtccccagctccCCTCAGGTGCCCACAAGCGTGGGCGATGCTCCCGGCGCCCTGCCATCCCGCAGGAGTTCCAGCAGCGGATGCAGCGCCTGGCGCAGCGCCGGCAGCAGCTGGCCCGGAGGCAAGAGCAGCACCGCGACGCCGTGCTCAGATTCGAGTCCTTCCTCAAGGTGCCGGgccgggggccggggccgggccggccggAGGGTCCCCGCTGACCCCGTGCCCCCGTGCAGGCGGTGGCGGCCCGGCGGGAGCGGGCGCTGCGGCGGGAGGGCGAGGAGcgggcgcgggcggcggcggagcgAGCGGAGAGCGCCCGGCTGCAGCGGGAGATGGAGCGGCTGCTGCGGCACCGGGAGCGCCTGGCCCGGCGCCTGCGGAGCCTCCGGCCCTTCGGGGACTACCTGCGGGACGTGCTGGCCAGGATGGGGCAG TTCCAGGACGTGCCGGCCATGCTGGTGCATTTCGGGGTGCTGGCGGAGGTGcgggcagccctggcacgggAGGCAGAAgccgggcaggagcagctggcccagggcagggcacagctccagcGGTACCGTCAGGAGAgcagcacccagctcctgggcacCAGGAACGAGCTGGCCCGGCTCCACACACGCCTGGAGGCTGCCCGCCGGGATGTGCTCCAGTGG gaGTCCTGCTGGACCCGCATCCAGAGCACAGCCACCCAGAAgaccctgctgctggggcagatcaAGCTGGCTGTGCTGAACCTCTTCCAGCaaaccacagcacagctcaggatCCCCACGGACAGAGCCCAGGAGGATACAAAGGCCCAGCTGGACATG gtgctgctctgcatgCAGGCCCTGGGTGGCATCTGTGCCACTGGCACACACCCACAGCACCACAGGAGTGCCAGGCTGCTTCGGGGCCAGGAAtagcccctggggacacctgcctgctcctggggctggggtggggctgccagggccagcatGGAGCCACAGGACCCATGGAGCTGGAGATAATTCCCTGCAAGTCTGGAAACCCCATGTCAAGAGGCAACATGGATGGCAGTGGGTGGCACACTGGGGTGGCATCacacccaggcagggccagggcactcCCGAGGTTCCCTCCTGCACAGAGCACGCCaggcaggaggatgaggaggagggagctgctgttggcATCTCTGAAGGTGCATCACATCAAAATACACCCAGCCATGCAGCACAGCACTTGCTTCTTCTTGTGGCTCTAG
- the CFAP73 gene encoding cilia- and flagella-associated protein 73 isoform X2, with amino-acid sequence MGWFESGSPPAGSPGAFPVPRTAPSQRRSEPSQENPRELREPLAAPGNSVVLPAPRLSRPQLLGRGGGTAEMDPELAERVREAFRDKLRLLPAELHAARGRTGAARGPATLPPSTRVLLKRREAAEAERELQNQRQEFQQRMQRLAQRRQQLARRQEQHRDAVLRFESFLKAVAARRERALRREGEERARAAAERAESARLQREMERLLRHRERLARRLRSLRPFGDYLRDVLARMGQFQDVPAMLVHFGVLAEVRAALAREAEAGQEQLAQGRAQLQRYRQESSTQLLGTRNELARLHTRLEAARRDVLQWESCWTRIQSTATQKTLLLGQIKLAVLNLFQQTTAQLRIPTDRAQEDTKAQLDMVLLCMQALGGICATGTHPQHHRSARLLRGQE; translated from the exons ATGGGATGGTTTGAGAGCGGGAGCccccctgcaggcagccctggtgcattccctgtgccccgCACCGCGCCCTCGCAGCGGCGCTCGGAGCCGAGCCAGGAAAATCCCCGGGAGCTGCGGGAGCCTCTGGCTGCCCCTGGCAACTCTGTTGTGCTGCCAGCACCTCGGCTGTCCCGGCCCCAGCTCCTCGGGCGAGGAGGAGGCACCGCCGAGATGGACCCGGAGTTGGCGGAGCGGGTGCGAGAGGCTTTCCGGGACAAGCTGCGGCTGCT CCCGGCCGAGCTGCACGCAGCCCGTGGCAGGAcgggggcagcgcggggccCCGCCACGCTGCCTCCATCCACCCGTGTGCTCCTCAAGAGGCGGGAGGCGGCCGAGGCGGAGCGGGAGCTGCAGAACCAGCGGCAG GAGTTCCAGCAGCGGATGCAGCGCCTGGCGCAGCGCCGGCAGCAGCTGGCCCGGAGGCAAGAGCAGCACCGCGACGCCGTGCTCAGATTCGAGTCCTTCCTCAAG GCGGTGGCGGCCCGGCGGGAGCGGGCGCTGCGGCGGGAGGGCGAGGAGcgggcgcgggcggcggcggagcgAGCGGAGAGCGCCCGGCTGCAGCGGGAGATGGAGCGGCTGCTGCGGCACCGGGAGCGCCTGGCCCGGCGCCTGCGGAGCCTCCGGCCCTTCGGGGACTACCTGCGGGACGTGCTGGCCAGGATGGGGCAG TTCCAGGACGTGCCGGCCATGCTGGTGCATTTCGGGGTGCTGGCGGAGGTGcgggcagccctggcacgggAGGCAGAAgccgggcaggagcagctggcccagggcagggcacagctccagcGGTACCGTCAGGAGAgcagcacccagctcctgggcacCAGGAACGAGCTGGCCCGGCTCCACACACGCCTGGAGGCTGCCCGCCGGGATGTGCTCCAGTGG gaGTCCTGCTGGACCCGCATCCAGAGCACAGCCACCCAGAAgaccctgctgctggggcagatcaAGCTGGCTGTGCTGAACCTCTTCCAGCaaaccacagcacagctcaggatCCCCACGGACAGAGCCCAGGAGGATACAAAGGCCCAGCTGGACATG gtgctgctctgcatgCAGGCCCTGGGTGGCATCTGTGCCACTGGCACACACCCACAGCACCACAGGAGTGCCAGGCTGCTTCGGGGCCAGGAAtag
- the CFAP73 gene encoding cilia- and flagella-associated protein 73 isoform X3, whose protein sequence is MGWFESGSPPAGSPGAFPVPRTAPSQRRSEPSQENPRELREPLAAPGNSVVLPAPRLSRPQLLGRGGGTAEMDPELAERVREAFRDKLRLLPAELHAARGRTGAARGPATLPPSTRVLLKRREAAEAERELQNQRQEFQQRMQRLAQRRQQLARRQEQHRDAVLRFESFLKAVAARRERALRREGEERARAAAERAESARLQREMERLLRHRERLARRLRSLRPFGDYLRDVLARMGQDVPAMLVHFGVLAEVRAALAREAEAGQEQLAQGRAQLQRYRQESSTQLLGTRNELARLHTRLEAARRDVLQWESCWTRIQSTATQKTLLLGQIKLAVLNLFQQTTAQLRIPTDRAQEDTKAQLDMVLLCMQALGGICATGTHPQHHRSARLLRGQE, encoded by the exons ATGGGATGGTTTGAGAGCGGGAGCccccctgcaggcagccctggtgcattccctgtgccccgCACCGCGCCCTCGCAGCGGCGCTCGGAGCCGAGCCAGGAAAATCCCCGGGAGCTGCGGGAGCCTCTGGCTGCCCCTGGCAACTCTGTTGTGCTGCCAGCACCTCGGCTGTCCCGGCCCCAGCTCCTCGGGCGAGGAGGAGGCACCGCCGAGATGGACCCGGAGTTGGCGGAGCGGGTGCGAGAGGCTTTCCGGGACAAGCTGCGGCTGCT CCCGGCCGAGCTGCACGCAGCCCGTGGCAGGAcgggggcagcgcggggccCCGCCACGCTGCCTCCATCCACCCGTGTGCTCCTCAAGAGGCGGGAGGCGGCCGAGGCGGAGCGGGAGCTGCAGAACCAGCGGCAG GAGTTCCAGCAGCGGATGCAGCGCCTGGCGCAGCGCCGGCAGCAGCTGGCCCGGAGGCAAGAGCAGCACCGCGACGCCGTGCTCAGATTCGAGTCCTTCCTCAAG GCGGTGGCGGCCCGGCGGGAGCGGGCGCTGCGGCGGGAGGGCGAGGAGcgggcgcgggcggcggcggagcgAGCGGAGAGCGCCCGGCTGCAGCGGGAGATGGAGCGGCTGCTGCGGCACCGGGAGCGCCTGGCCCGGCGCCTGCGGAGCCTCCGGCCCTTCGGGGACTACCTGCGGGACGTGCTGGCCAGGATGGGGCAG GACGTGCCGGCCATGCTGGTGCATTTCGGGGTGCTGGCGGAGGTGcgggcagccctggcacgggAGGCAGAAgccgggcaggagcagctggcccagggcagggcacagctccagcGGTACCGTCAGGAGAgcagcacccagctcctgggcacCAGGAACGAGCTGGCCCGGCTCCACACACGCCTGGAGGCTGCCCGCCGGGATGTGCTCCAGTGG gaGTCCTGCTGGACCCGCATCCAGAGCACAGCCACCCAGAAgaccctgctgctggggcagatcaAGCTGGCTGTGCTGAACCTCTTCCAGCaaaccacagcacagctcaggatCCCCACGGACAGAGCCCAGGAGGATACAAAGGCCCAGCTGGACATG gtgctgctctgcatgCAGGCCCTGGGTGGCATCTGTGCCACTGGCACACACCCACAGCACCACAGGAGTGCCAGGCTGCTTCGGGGCCAGGAAtag